One Candidatus Neomarinimicrobiota bacterium DNA window includes the following coding sequences:
- the lgt gene encoding prolipoprotein diacylglyceryl transferase: MFPILFKLGPLQVTSFGFMMAVAFLVCAWILRKELARNKLDSDLSYELIMAAAIGGVIGSKINFLLTHLDAVAIDPFGMIFSGAGLVWYGGLIGGTFAVMFWAKKHGLSVGFTAGLMAPLMALGQGIGRIGCFLVGDDWGKASSVPWAMSFPNGIDPVNYPVHPTQLYEMTALFVIFGVMWVNRKKIQTVWMPFWLYLVLSGIQRFIIEFYRKNTPVMGSFTLAQVTSVILIIIGGYSIYKIYADKAPKRAAAKQN; the protein is encoded by the coding sequence GTGTTTCCAATATTATTTAAATTAGGACCTCTTCAGGTAACAAGTTTTGGATTTATGATGGCTGTAGCATTCCTTGTCTGTGCCTGGATCCTGCGGAAAGAACTTGCCCGAAACAAGTTAGATTCTGATTTATCTTATGAACTTATTATGGCAGCGGCTATCGGCGGAGTTATAGGATCAAAAATAAATTTCCTTCTCACTCACCTTGACGCGGTGGCGATTGATCCGTTCGGTATGATATTTTCAGGAGCGGGTTTGGTCTGGTATGGCGGACTTATCGGCGGCACGTTTGCAGTTATGTTTTGGGCAAAAAAACACGGTCTTTCCGTTGGTTTCACGGCGGGTCTTATGGCTCCGTTGATGGCGCTCGGACAGGGAATCGGAAGAATCGGCTGTTTCCTCGTGGGAGACGATTGGGGAAAGGCGTCCTCGGTTCCGTGGGCTATGTCATTTCCAAATGGGATTGATCCTGTGAATTATCCGGTGCACCCGACTCAGCTATACGAGATGACAGCTCTATTCGTTATTTTTGGAGTTATGTGGGTAAACAGAAAAAAAATTCAGACTGTCTGGATGCCTTTCTGGCTATATCTTGTTTTATCCGGAATTCAGCGGTTCATCATCGAATTTTACAGGAAAAACACTCCTGTGATGGGGAGTTTTACGCTTGCTCAAGTTACAAGCGTGATTCTTATTATAATCGGAGGATATTCGATTTATAAAATTTATGCAGATAAAGCGCCGAAAAGAGCTGCCGCAAAACAAAATTAG
- a CDS encoding DUF2520 domain-containing protein translates to MYFPRKYSAKVLTINLANKNVALIGAGRVGRSIMVSLVEAGYTPAAIISGSVNSAKSLADRVGTDSFGTGYDILTEDTDLIIIAVQDDRLENVVAKLASNLKFPHEPLIVHTSGIQESTIMESLLQKGAGIASIHPAASFPENKILPLKDVRFGVEGVNAEEAVELVKFMGGIPFMIETGKKALYHAACTVASGYLNTLLTVSEELMVRAGVDSPKSIISDLAKTALNGWDETGFAAITGSIARGDVDSVRKHIGSLDKNDKNRAVYMELALKTIELCEGEGLIDEQTSLNMKGNLIPVTP, encoded by the coding sequence ATGTATTTTCCGCGGAAGTATTCGGCGAAGGTTCTGACGATTAATCTTGCAAATAAAAATGTCGCTCTCATCGGGGCAGGACGAGTGGGACGCTCAATAATGGTATCGCTTGTGGAAGCCGGTTATACTCCTGCCGCTATCATAAGCGGGTCGGTAAATTCAGCGAAGTCGTTGGCTGATAGAGTCGGTACAGATTCATTCGGAACGGGTTACGACATCCTGACAGAGGATACCGACCTGATTATCATAGCCGTTCAGGACGACAGACTCGAAAATGTAGTTGCGAAATTAGCCTCTAATCTAAAATTCCCCCACGAACCTTTGATAGTTCACACATCCGGAATTCAGGAATCAACGATTATGGAATCGCTCTTGCAAAAGGGAGCCGGGATAGCGTCAATACACCCGGCTGCATCGTTCCCGGAAAACAAAATACTCCCGCTCAAAGATGTTCGTTTCGGCGTAGAGGGGGTCAACGCCGAAGAAGCTGTTGAACTGGTGAAGTTTATGGGCGGCATACCATTTATGATTGAGACAGGAAAAAAAGCGCTGTATCATGCAGCGTGCACAGTCGCCAGCGGCTATCTCAACACACTTCTAACAGTTTCAGAGGAGCTTATGGTGCGAGCCGGAGTGGATTCACCGAAAAGCATTATCAGCGATTTAGCGAAAACGGCTTTAAATGGTTGGGACGAAACGGGATTTGCGGCAATAACAGGTTCAATTGCCCGAGGTGATGTGGATTCTGTCCGTAAGCATATCGGTTCTTTGGACAAAAACGATAAGAATCGGGCTGTTTACATGGAGCTTGCGCTTAAAACAATTGAATTATGTGAAGGAGAAGGACTAATAGATGAACAAACATCCCTTAATATGAAGGGTAATTTAATCCCGGTCACGCCTTGA
- the amrA gene encoding AmmeMemoRadiSam system protein A gives MFTKEQKDLMLSTARDVISSCAKNENIKVNDAMMNISDEPMGVFVTLRKNEELRGCIGYVEGYKPLYESIPEMSEAAATRDPRFDPVKEDEIEEISLEISLLSPLERIESPEQVEVGKHGIVIKKGANKGLLLPQVATENNWDSKTFLEHTCLKANLLSGSWKDEETEIYVFSAEVFGEGSDD, from the coding sequence ATGTTCACCAAAGAACAAAAAGATTTAATGCTGAGTACGGCGCGTGACGTTATTTCGTCATGCGCAAAAAATGAAAATATAAAAGTAAATGATGCTATGATGAATATCAGCGATGAACCGATGGGCGTATTTGTTACCCTGCGGAAAAATGAAGAACTCAGAGGATGCATCGGTTATGTTGAGGGTTATAAACCGCTTTATGAGTCTATTCCTGAAATGTCGGAAGCTGCGGCGACAAGGGATCCACGCTTTGATCCGGTAAAGGAAGATGAAATAGAGGAAATCAGTCTGGAAATATCATTGCTATCCCCGCTTGAGAGGATAGAATCGCCGGAGCAAGTTGAAGTCGGAAAACACGGGATAGTCATTAAAAAGGGCGCTAACAAAGGTTTACTGCTTCCGCAGGTCGCAACAGAAAATAACTGGGATAGTAAGACTTTTCTGGAACATACCTGCCTGAAAGCGAACCTGTTATCCGGTTCCTGGAAGGATGAAGAGACGGAAATTTATGTATTTTCCGCGGAAGTATTCGGCGAAGGTTCTGACGATTAA
- the amrB gene encoding AmmeMemoRadiSam system protein B produces the protein MERKIRTPAVAGTFYPEDEKDLTELIQKCLPIGDIPEPDSDLISLVAPHAGIVYSGQVAGFAYNLLKDKKKQNILILAPSHHEYFAGGTLYDGDAYATPLGEVPINSDLSQKISDSSKHIKFSPIGHEKEHSLEVQLPFLQEVLKNDFNIIPLIIGNINLDIASEIAESIAGVISAAEEDVLLIASTDLSHFHDQERAKVLDNRTAEYLESMSIDMLYNECENGNCEACGINPLAVVIKASQLLGASNVDILKYATSGDVSGDYKSVVGYLSAAIRA, from the coding sequence ATGGAAAGAAAAATCCGAACTCCGGCAGTTGCAGGGACATTTTATCCCGAGGATGAAAAGGATTTGACTGAGCTTATTCAAAAATGCCTTCCGATTGGCGATATTCCTGAACCTGATAGCGATCTGATTTCGTTGGTGGCTCCTCACGCCGGTATTGTATATTCCGGTCAGGTAGCCGGATTTGCGTATAACTTATTAAAAGATAAGAAAAAACAGAACATTCTAATTCTCGCGCCGAGTCACCACGAATATTTTGCAGGCGGGACGCTTTACGATGGAGACGCCTACGCTACTCCGCTGGGAGAAGTACCTATTAATTCCGATCTGTCACAGAAGATATCAGACAGTTCAAAACATATTAAGTTTTCACCGATAGGGCATGAGAAGGAACATTCGTTAGAAGTTCAGCTGCCTTTCCTGCAAGAGGTACTAAAAAATGATTTTAATATTATTCCTCTTATAATCGGAAATATTAACCTCGATATCGCTTCTGAAATTGCCGAGTCAATCGCGGGCGTAATTTCAGCTGCCGAGGAAGATGTCCTTCTCATAGCGAGTACCGACCTATCTCATTTTCACGATCAGGAAAGAGCCAAAGTTTTGGATAATCGTACGGCTGAGTATCTTGAATCAATGTCAATTGATATGCTCTACAATGAATGTGAAAACGGTAATTGCGAAGCCTGCGGTATCAATCCCCTCGCTGTGGTAATAAAAGCCTCTCAGCTTCTCGGGGCTTCAAATGTAGATATATTGAAGTACGCCACTTCCGGCGACGTCAGCGGAGACTATAAAAGCGTGGTAGGGTATCTCTCAGCGGCGATCAGAGCATAA
- a CDS encoding T9SS type A sorting domain-containing protein, with the protein MVDNSVLPETYAISANYPNPFNPTTEINYQVPENANVKIVIFNLLGQKVATLVDDELVAGFHSTQFNGLTDRGRPLSSGIYFYRMTTGGFSKTQKMMFLK; encoded by the coding sequence GTGGTTGATAATAGTGTTCTACCTGAAACGTATGCAATCTCAGCGAACTACCCGAACCCGTTCAATCCGACAACTGAAATCAATTATCAGGTGCCGGAAAACGCTAATGTGAAGATTGTAATTTTCAATCTCCTGGGTCAAAAGGTTGCCACGTTGGTCGATGATGAACTGGTGGCGGGTTTCCATTCCACCCAGTTCAATGGTTTGACGGATCGTGGAAGACCGCTGTCATCCGGAATTTATTTCTATAGAATGACAACCGGCGGTTTCAGTAAGACTCAAAAGATGATGTTTCTTAAATAG